From a single Streptomyces sp. NBC_01264 genomic region:
- a CDS encoding HIT family protein: MSPGPAAVGHTLVVPKSHYGDFFDLPGPPLASLMQAVSTVGAALRAVLRPDGMNVISSAGAAATQTVFHVHVHLVPRWHGDGFGGIWPASGPTVSGDVAVRLRRELRTREP; this comes from the coding sequence ATCAGCCCTGGCCCGGCAGCCGTCGGACATACGCTGGTCGTTCCGAAATCCCACTACGGCGATTTCTTCGACCTGCCGGGACCGCCCCTGGCGAGCCTGATGCAAGCGGTATCGACCGTGGGGGCCGCCCTGCGTGCGGTGCTGCGGCCAGACGGGATGAACGTCATCAGTTCTGCCGGGGCGGCCGCCACGCAGACCGTTTTTCACGTACACGTGCACCTGGTGCCACGGTGGCACGGTGACGGTTTCGGCGGGATCTGGCCGGCCAGTGGGCCCACCGTCAGCGGAGATGTCGCCGTGCGGCTGCGCCGGGA